One Coccinella septempunctata chromosome X, icCocSept1.1, whole genome shotgun sequence genomic window carries:
- the LOC123321876 gene encoding uncharacterized protein LOC123321876 → MKTLTRKNKFTISSSDTDIDVTSDHDDFDNLIDDDQILLDDFVLVRFPTKKNVFHCVGQVIELSDEYGEYVVKFLRHSKGYFKFPPAEDISAISRADIESKLPKPTATAATPRLASFLKFNINFYGLNLK, encoded by the exons ATGAAAACTTTGACCAGAAAAAACAAATTCACCATAAGCTCTTCTGATACAGACATTGATGTAACATCAGATCACGACGACTTTGACAATCTCATAG ATGATGACCAAATATTGCTCGATGATTTTGTTTTGGTACGATTCCCAACAAAGAAAAATGTGTTTCACTGCGTCGGCCAAGTAATAGAATTGTCGGACGAGTatggagaatatgttgttaaGTTCTTACGGCATTCCAAAGGCTATTTCAAGTTTCCTCCTGCAGAAGACATTTCTGCCATTTCTCGAGCTGACATTGAGTCAAAATTACCTAAACCTACAGCCACTGCGGCGACACCCCGATTGGCGAGTTTTTTGAAGTTCAATATTAACTTCTAtggtttgaatttgaaataa